A single genomic interval of Camelina sativa cultivar DH55 chromosome 11, Cs, whole genome shotgun sequence harbors:
- the LOC104727231 gene encoding leucine-rich repeat receptor-like serine/threonine-protein kinase BAM1, translating to MKLFLLLLFLLHISHTFTTSRPISEFRALLSLKSSLTGAGSDDQNSPLSSWKVSTSFCTWVGVTCDVSRRHVTSLDLSGLNLSGTLSPDVSHLRLLQNLSLAENQISGPIPPEISILSGLRHLNLSNNVFNGSFPDELSSGLVNLRVLDVYNNNLTGDLPLSVTNLTQLRHLHLGGNYFAGKIPPSYGSWPVIEYLAVSGNELVGKIPPEIGNLTTLRELYIGYYNAFEDGLPPEIGNLSELVRLDGANCGLTGEIPPEIGKLQKLDTLFLQVNVFSGPLTWELGTLSSLKSMDLSNNMFTGEIPASFAELKNLTLLNLFRNKLHGEIPEFIGDLPELEVLQLWENNFTGSIPQKLGENGKLNLVDLSSNKLTGTLPPNMCSGNKLETLITLGNFLFGSIPDSLGKCESLTRIRMGQNFLNASIPKGLFGLPKLTQVELQDNYLSGELPVAGGVSVNLGQISLSNNQLSGPLPPAIGNFTGVQKLLLDGNKFEGQIPSEVGKLQQLSKIDFSHNLFSGRIAPEISRCKLLTFVDLSRNELSGEIPNEITGMRILNYLNLSRNHLLGSIPGSISSMQSLTSLDFSYNNLSGLVPGTGQFSYFNYTSFLGNPDLCGPYLGPCKDGVAKGGHQSHSKGPLSASMKLLLVLGLLVCSIAFAVAAIIKARSLKKASESRAWRLTAFQRLDFTCDDVLDSLKEDNIIGKGGAGIVYKGVMPNGDLVAVKRLAVMSRGSSHDHGFNAEIQTLGRIRHRHIVRLLGFCSNHETNLLVYEYMPNGSLGEVLHGKKGGHLHWDTRYKIALEAAKGLCYLHHDCSPLIVHRDVKSNNILLDSNFEAHVADFGLAKFLQDSGTSECMSAIAGSYGYIAPEYAYTLKVDEKSDVYSFGVVLLELVTGRKPVGEFGDGVDIVQWVRKMTDSNKESVLKVLDPRLSSIPIHEVTHVFYVAMLCVEEQAVERPTMREVVQILTEIPKLPPSKDQPTTESTPENELSPKAGGQGGGPPDLLNL from the exons atgaaactttttcttctacttctctttcttctccacaTTTCTCATACCTTCACCACAAGCCGACCAATCTCCGAGTTCCGTGCCCTTCTCTCACTCAAATCATCTCTCACCGGCGCCGGAAGCGATGACCAAAACTCCCCTCTCTCCTCCTGGAAAGTCTCCACTAGCTTCTGTACATGGGTTGGTGTCACGTGCGACGTCTCTCGCCGTCACGTGACCTCTCTTGATCTCTCTGGTCTCAACCTCTCAGGTACTCTCTCCCCTGACGTCTCCCATCTACGTCTTCTTCAGAACCTCTCACTCGCTGAGAATCAGATCTCCGGTCCGATTCCGCCTGAGATCTCGATTCTCTCCGGTCTTCGTCACTTGAATCTCTCCAACAATGTCTTCAACGGTTCGTTTCCCGATGAGCTTTCTTCTGGATTAGTGAATCTCAGAGTTCTCGATGTCTACAACAACAACTTGACCGGAGATTTACCTCTTTCCGTCACCAACCTAACTCAGCTCCGTCATCTTCACCTCGGCGGGAACTACTTCGCCGGAAAGATCCCGCCTTCGTACGGAAGCTGGCCGGTTATTGAGTATCTAGCAGTTTCCGGAAACGAGCTCGTCGGTAAAATCCCTCCAGAGATCGGAAACTTAACGACTCTCCGGGAGCTTTACATCGGCTACTACAACGCTTTTGAAGATGGTTTACCTCCAGAGATCGGAAACTTATCGGAGCTAGTACGACTCGACGGTGCTAACTGCGGATTAACCGGAGAGATTCCACCGGAGATCGGGAAGCTTCAGAAGCTCGACACGCTTTTCTTGCAAGTGAATGTGTTCTCCGGTCCGTTAACTTGGGAGCTAGGAACGCTCTCGAGTCTCAAATCGATGGATTTGTCTAACAACATGTTCACCGGAGAGATTCCCGCGAGTTTCGCGGAGCTTAAGAACCTCACGCTTTTGAATCTCTTCAGAAACAAGCTTCACGGCGAGATACCGGAGTTCATCGGAGACTTGCCGGAGCTTGAAGTGTTGCAGCTTTGGGAGAACAATTTCACCGGAAGCATACCGCAGAAACTTGGGGAAAACGGTAAACTCAATCTCGTTGATCTCTCTTCAAATAAACTCACCGGAACTTTACCGCCGAACATGTGCTCCGGTAACAAGTTGGAGACTTTAATCACTCTCGGAAACTTCCTCTTTGGTTCAATCCCTGACTCTCTTGGTAAGTGTGAGTCTTTGACCCGGATCCGAATGGGTCAGAATTTCTTAAACGCGTCAATCCCTAAAGGACTATTCGGATTACCCAAATTAACTCAAGTGGAGCTCCAAGATAACTATCTCTCCGGAGAGTTACCGGTGGCTGGAGGTGTCTCCGTCAATCTTGGCCAGATCAGCTTATCAAACAACCAGCTTTCAGGTCCATTACCTCCGGCGATCGGAAACTTCACCGGCGTTCAGAAGCTTCTCCTTGACGGTAACAAGTTCGAAGGTCAGATTCCTTCAGAGGTTGGGAAGCTCCAGCAGCTCTCCAAGATTGATTTCAGCCACAACTTGTTCTCCGGTAGAATCGCTCCGGAGATCAGCCGTTGCAAGCTCTTAACTTTTGTCGATCTGAGCCGAAACGAGCTCTCTGGTGAAATACCAAACGAGATCACTGGTATGAGGATTTTGAATTACTTGAATCTGTCGAGAAACCATCTGCTTGGATCAATCCCTGGTTCGATCTCGTCAATGCAGAGCTTAACATCACTTGACTTCTCTTATAACAATCTCTCCGGTTTAGTTCCGGGAACCGGACAGTTCAGTTACTTCAACTACACATCGTTCTTGGGTAATCCTGATCTCTGTGGTCCTTATCTTGGTCCTTGTAAAGATGGTGTTGCTAAAGGAGGTCACCAGAGTCATAGCAAAGGACCTCTATCAGCTTCTATGAAGCTATTGCTCGTCCTTGGACTACTCGTATGTTCGATTGCTTTCGCGGTTGCAGCTATAATCAAAGCTAGATCATTGAAAAAGGCTAGCGAGTCACGGGCTTGGAGACTAACAGCTTTCCAGAGACTAGACTTCACATGTGATGATGTATtggattctctcaaagaagaCAACATTATAGGCAAAGGAGGAGCTGGTATTGTCTACAAAGGTGTAATGCCTAATGGTGATCTAGTTGCGGTCAAAAGACTCGCTGTAATGTCCCGTGGATCTTCCCATGACCACGGATTCAACGCAGAGATTCAAACCTTAGGAAGGATAAGGCACAGACACATCGTGAGGCTTCTTGGTTTTTGCTCTAACCACGAGACGAATCTACTTGTCTATGAGTACATGCCTAATGGTAGTCTCGGTGAGGTGCTTCACGGTAAGAAAGGAGGACACTTGCATTGGGACACACGTTACAAGATTGCTCTTGAAGCTGCTAAAGGACTCTGTTATCTTCATCACGATTGTTCACCATTGATTGTTCACAGAGACGTCAAATCAAACAACATCCTCCTTGATTCAAACTTTGAAGCCCATGTTGCTGACTTTGGTCTCGCTAAGTTCCTTCAAGATTCTGGTACTTCTGAATGTATGTCTGCAATCGCTGGATCATACGGCTACATAGCTCCAG AGTATGCGTATACGTTGAAGGTGGATGAGAAGAGCGATGTGTATAGTTTCGGAGTGGTTCTTTTAGAACTCGTCACCGGAAGAAAGCCCGTCGGAGAATTCGGAGACGGTGTCGATATCGTGCAATGGGTTCGTAAGATGACTGATTCGAACAAAGAGTCGGTTCTGAAAGTGCTCGATCCGAGGCTTTCTTCGATTCCGATTCATGAAGTTACACACGTCTTCTACGTCGCGATGCTCTGTGTTGAAGAACAAGCTGTTGAGAGGCCGACGATGAGAGAAGTTGTTCAGATTCTCACCGAAATCCCCAAGTTGCCACCGTCTAAGGATCAGCCGACGACGGAATCAACGCCGGAGAATGAGCTTTCGCCTAAAGCCGGTGGTCAAGGAGGAGGTCCACCGGATCTACTTAATCTCTGA
- the LOC104727232 gene encoding LRR receptor-like serine/threonine-protein kinase HSL2, whose product MNKQHSLFTFIVFHHHLPNTMMTTTTTTTTTSLSLFLSLLLILSCFLQVSSNGDAEILSRVKKTRLLDPDGNLQDWIITGDNRNPCNWTGITCDDNIRNGSTVTAIDLSGYNIFGWFPYGFCRIRTLININLSQNNLNGTIDSAPLSLCSKVQVLILNLNNFSGKLPEFSPEFRNLRVLELESNLFTGEIPQSYGRLTSLQVLNLNGNPLGGIVPAFLANLTGLTRLDLAYISFEPSPIPSIFGNLTKLSELLLTKSNLVGEIPRSIMNLALLENLDLAMNALTGEIPESIGRLKSVYQIELFDNRLSGKLPESIENLTELRNLDVSQNNLTGELSEKIAALQLISFNLNDNFFTGELPDLVALNPNLVEFKIFNNSFTGTLPRNLGKFSGISEFDVSTNRFSGELPQYLCHKRKLQSIITFNNQLSGEIPESYGGCGSLNYIRMADNKLSGEVPVRFWELPLTRLELANNNRLQGSIPPSISNARHLSQLAISGNDFSGAIPSSICDLGDLRVVDLSRNRFSGSLPKCINKLKKLERLEMQENMLDGEIPSSVSSCTQLTELNLSNNRLRGGIPPELGDLPVLNYLDLSNNQLTGEIPSELLKLKLNQFNVSDNKLYGKIPFGFQQDVFRSGLLGNPNLCGPNLDPIRPCRSKPETRYILAISILCILVLTGALVWLFIKTKPLFKRKPKPINKVIIFQRVGFTEEDIYPQLTEENIIGSGGSGLVYKVKLKTGQTLAVKKLWGGPGQKPESESVFRSEVETLGRVRHGNIVKLLMCCNGDEFRFLVYEFMENGSLGDVLHSEKELHSEKEHRAVSSLDWTTRFSIAVGAAQGLAYLHHDSVPPIVHRDVKSNNILLDHEMKPRVADFGLAKPLKRKDNDGVSDVSTMSCVAGTYGYIAPEYGYTSKVDEKSDVYSFGVVLLELITGKRPNDSCFGENKDIVKFAMEAALCSFPSPEDGAMNQDSPTRNYRNLGKLVDPKMKLSMREYEEIEKVLDVALLCTSSFPMNRPTMRKVVELLKEKKSLE is encoded by the exons ATGAACAAACAACATTCCTTATTCACCTTCATCgtgtttcatcatcatcttcccaaCACGATGATgaccactactactactactactactacttctcTCTCCTTGTTCCTCTCTCTACTTCTTATTCTTTCTTGTTTCCTCCAAGTTTCTTCCAACGGAGATGCTGAGATTCTGAGCCGGGTTAAAAAGACCCGACTTCTTGACCCGGATGGAAATTTACAAGATTGGATCATAACCGGAGATAACCGTAATCCGTGTAACTGGACGGGAATCACATGCGACGACAACATCAGAAACGGTAGCACCGTCACTGCCATCGATCTCTCCGGCTATAATATCTTCGGATGGTTTCCTTACGGGTTCTGTCGTATACGTACACTCATCAACATCAATCTTTCTCAAAACAATCTCAACGGCACGATCGATTCAGCTCCTCTCTCGCTCTGTTCTAAAGTTCAGGTTTTGATCCTCAACCTTAACAACTTCTCCGGTAAATTACCTGAATTCTCGCCGGAGTTTCGTAATCTACGCGTTCTCGAATTGGAATCGAATCTCTTCACCGGCGAGATTCCTCAGAGCTACGGGAGATTAACTTCTCTCCAAGTTCTGAACCTTAACGGCAACCCGCTCGGCGGAATCGTTCCGGCGTTTTTGGCTAATCTGACTGGGTTGACTCGTCTTGATCTCGCTTACATCAGTTTCGAGCCTAGTCCGATCCCATCCATCTTCGGGAACTTGACGAAGCTGAGTGAGCTACTGTTAACTAAATCGAACCTCGTAGGAGAAATCCCTCGTTCGATCATGAACCTGGCGTTGCTAGAGAATCTCGATTTAGCTATGAATGCTCTCACCGGAGAAATACCTGAGAGTATCGGTAGACTCAAATCGGTTTATCAAATTGAGCTATTTGATAACCGATTATCTGGAAAATTACCGGAGAGTATCGAGAATTTAACCGAATTGAGGAATTTGGATGTCTCTCAGAACAATCTCACCGGTGAATTGTCGGAAAAAATCGCTGCTCTGCAACTTATCTCGTTCAATCTCAACGATAACTTCTTCACCGGAGAATTGCCAGATCTCGTGGCTCTGAATCCTAATCTCGTCGAGTTTAAGATCTTCAACAACAGCTTCACGGGGACGTTACCTAGGAATCTCGGAAAATTCTCTGGTATATCTGAATTCGATGTCTCCACGAACAGATTCTCCGGCGAATTGCCGCAGTATCTCTGCCACAAAAGAAAACTTCAAAGTATCATCACTTTCAACAATCAATTGAGCGGCGAAATTCCGGAATCTTACGGCGGTTGTGGTTCGCTTAATTACATCCGTATGGCGGATAACAAACTCTCCGGCGAAGTTCCGGTTAGGTTTTGGGAGCTTCCTCTTACTCGTCTCGAGCTAGCCAACAACAATCGGTTACAAGGCTCGATTCCTCCTTCGATATCCAATGCTCGTCATCTATCTCAGCTTGCGATCTCCGGTAACGATTTCTCCGGTGCGATTCCTTCCAGTATCTGTGATCTCGGAGATCTCAGAGTCGTCGATCTTAGCCGCAACCGTTTCTCAGGATCTCTTCCGAAATGCATCAACAaattgaagaagctagagagACTGGAGATGCAGGAGAACATGCTCGACGGTGAGATTCCGAGTTCGGTGAGTTCGTGCACCCAGTTAACCGAGTTGAATCTCTCGAACAACCGTTTACGCGGCGGAATACCACCGGAACTCGGTGATTTACCGGTTTTGAATTACCTGGATCTCTCTAATAACCAACTCACCGGTGAGATTCCGTCGGAGCTGTTGAAACTGAAGCTTAATCAATTCAACGTCTCCGATAACAAACTCTACGGTAAGATCCCTTTTGGGTTTCAGCAAGACGTTTTTCGATCCGGTTTATTGGGTAACCCGAATCTATGTGGCCCGAATTTAGATCCGATTCGACCTTGCCGATCTAAACCGGAAACTCGGTACATCCTCGCGATCTCAATCCTCTGCATCCTTGTACTAACCGGAGCTTTGGTTTGGCTATTCATCAAAACCAAACCGTTATTCAAGAGAAAACCGAAACCGATTAATAAGGTAATCATTTTCCAGCGGGTCGGGTTCACGGAGGAAGACATATACCCGCAATTAACGGAAGAGAACATAATCGGGTCGGGCGGTTCGGGTTTGGTTTACAAAGTGAAACTCAAGACAGGGCAAACGCTCGCGGTGAAGAAACTCTGGGGAGGACCGGGCCAGAAACCGGAATCTGAATCCGTATTCAGATCCGAAGTAGAGACACTGGGTCGGGTCAGACACGGAAACATCGTGAAGCTTCTTATGTGCTGTAACGGCGATGAGTTTCGGTTTTTGGTGTACGAGTTCATGGAAAACGGAAGCTTGGGTGACGTTTTGCATTCGGAGAAAGAATTGCATTCGGAGAAAGAACATCGTGCCGTTTCTTCACTCGACTGGACGACACGATTTTCGATAGCGGTAGGTGCTGCTCAAGGACTTGCTTATCTACATCATGACTCTGTTCCACCGATTGTTCACCGTGACGTTAAAAGCAATAACATATTGTTGGACCATGAGATGAAGCCACGTGTTGCTGATTTCGGTTTAGCTAAACCgttaaagagaaaagacaaTGATGGTGTCTCCGATGTTTCTACCATGTCTTGTGTTGCTGGAACCTACGGCTACATTGCTCCTG AATATGGTTATACGTCAAAAGTGGACGAAAAGAGTGATGTTTATAGCTTCGGGGTGGTTTTGCTCGAATTGATTACAGGAAAAAGACCGAACGATTCGTGTTTTGGTGAGAATAAGGACATTGTTAAGTTTGCAATGGAAGCAGCTTTGTGTTCTTTTCCGTCACCGGAAGATGGAGCCATGAATCAAGATTCACCAACTAGAAATTATCGAAATCTTGGCAAGCTTGTGGATCCAAAGATGAAACTTTCGATGAGAGAATATGAAGAGATAGAGAAAGTTCTCGACGTTGCATTGCTTTGTACATCGTCGTTTCCGATGAACAGGCCGACCATGAGGAAAGTAGTAGAGTTGCTTAAAGAGAAGAAATCACTCGAGTGA
- the LOC104727233 gene encoding cysteine desulfurase, mitochondrial produces the protein MASKVISSTIRRTLTKPHGVVFRRHNLSTAAAAAATDYEDESIMMKGVRISGRPLYLDMQATTPIDPRVFDAMNDSGINEYGNPHSRTHLYGWEAENAVEVARIQVAKLIGASPKEIIFMSGATEANNTAVKGVMHFYKDTKKHVITTQTEHKCVLDSCRHLQQEGFEVTYLPVKTDGLVDLEMLREAIRPDTGLVSIMAVNNEIGVVQPMEEIGQICKEHNVPFHTDAAQAIGKIPVDVKKWNIGLMSMSAHKIYGPKGVGALFVRRRPRIRLEPLMNGGGQERGLRSGTAATQQILGFGAACDLAMKEMEYDEKWIKGLQERLLNGIREKLDGVVVNGSMESRYSGNLNLSFAYVEGESLLMGLKEVAVSSGSACTSASLEPSYVLRALGVDEDMAHTSIRFGIGRFTTKEEIDKAVELTVKQVVKLREMSPLYEMVKEGIDIKNIQWSQH, from the coding sequence ATGGCGTCTAAGGTTATTTCTTCCACAATCCGCCGAACTCTAACCAAACCGCACGGCGTTGTTTTCCGGCGTCACAACCTATCGACCGCCGCCGCAGCTGCTGCTACCGATTACGAGGATGAATCGATTATGATGAAAGGAGTTCGAATTTCAGGTAGGCCTCTTTATCTAGATATGCAAGCGACGACTCCGATTGATCCTAGGGTGTTCGATGCGATGAATGATTCTGGTATCAATGAGTACGGGAATCCTCACTCGCGTACGCATCTCTACGGTTGGGAAGCTGAGAACGCCGTCGAAGTCGCACGAATCCAGGTCGCGAAACTGATCGGAGCTTCACCCAAGGAGATCATTTTCATGTCCGGCGCAACGGAGGCGAACAACACCGCCGTTAAAGGAGTGATGCACTTTTACAAGGACACGAAGAAGCACGTTATAACTACTCAGACTGAGCACAAGTGTGTCCTTGATTCTTGTAGGCATTTGCAGCAAGAAGGTTTTGAGGTAACTTACTTACCTGTGAAAACTGATGGATTAGTCGATTTAGAGATGTTGAGAGAAGCTATTAGGCCAGACACAGGGCTAGTTTCTATTATGGCTGTGAACAATGAGATTGGTGTGGTTCAGCCTATGGAGGAGATTGGTCAAATTTGCAAAGAGCACAATGTTCCGTTTCATACTGATGCTGCTCAAGCTATTGGGAAGATACCTGTTGATGTTAAGAAGTGGAATATTGGATTGATGTCAATGAGTGCTCACAAGATCTATGGACCAAAAGGTGTTGGTGCTTTGTTTGTGAGAAGGAGGCCGAGAATCAGGCTTGAGCCACTGATGAATGGTGGAGGTCAGGAGAGGGGTTTGCGTAGTGGTACTGCGGCTACGCAGCAAATCCTTGGGTTTGGAGCTGCTTGTGATTTGGCCATGAAGGAGATGGAGTATGATGAGAAGTGGATTAAAGGGTTGCAGGAGAGGTTGCTCAATGGGATTAGAGAGAAGCTTGATGGTGTTGTGGTGAATGGTTCAATGGAGAGTCGATATTCAGGGAATCTGAATTTGTCTTTTGCTTACGTTGAAGGAGAGAGTCTGTTGATGGGGTTGAAGGAAGTTGCAGTGTCTAGTGGAAGTGCTTGTACTAGTGCGAGTTTGGAGCCTTCGTATGTGTTGAGAGCTCTGGGTGTGGATGAGGACATGGCTCACACTTCGATTAGGTTTGGGATTGGTAGGTTTACCACCAAGGAAGAGATCGATAAAGCTGTCGAACTTACGGTTAAACAAGTTGTGAAGTTGAGGGAAATGAGCCCGCTTTATGAAATGGTTAAAGAAGGTATCGATATCAAGAACATTCAATGGTCTCAACACTGA
- the LOC104727234 gene encoding probable xyloglucan endotransglucosylase/hydrolase protein 6, with protein MAKIYFPSFLDTYVLCILTLFAVMFIRSSARPTTFAEDFKAAWSESHIRQMDGGKAIQLVLDQSTGCGFASKRKYLFGRVSMKIKLIPGDSAGTVTAFYMNSDTNTVRDELDFEFLGNRSGQPYSVQTNIFAHGKGDREQRVNLWFDPALDFHTYTILWSHKHIVFYVDDVPIREYKNNEAKNIAYPTSQPMGVYSTLWEADDWATRGGLEKIDWKKAPFYAYYKDFDIEGCPVPGPTSCPSNPHNWWEGYAYQSLNAVEARRYRWVRVNHMVYDYCTDRSRFPVPPPECRA; from the exons ATGGCTAAGATATATTTCCCTTCTTTTCTCGATACTTATGTTCTTTGCATTCTTACTCTCTTTGCGGTGATGTTCATCCGTAGTTCTGCTCGGCCCACGACATTCGCCGAGGATTTCAAAGCCGCATGGTCGGAATCTCACATCCGCCAAATGGACGGTGGAAAAGCTATCCAGCTTGTCCTTGACCAGAGCACAG GATGTGGATTTGCTTCCAAAAGAAAGTATCTATTCGGACGAGTGAGCATGAAGATCAAACTTATTCCCGGAGACTCTGCCGGTACGGTCACCGCCTTCTAC ATGAACTCCGATACGAACACGGTGAGAGATGAGCTAGATTTCGAGTTCTTGGGAAACCGAAGTGGTCAACCTTACTCAGTGCAAACAAACATATTTGCTCATGGTAAAGGAGATAGAGAACAAAGAGTTAATCTTTGGTTCGACCCGGCTTTGGATTTCCACACTTACACTATCTTATGGTCACACAAACACATTGT TTTTTACGTAGACGATGTGCCAATAagagaatacaaaaacaacGAAGCCAAGAACATAGCTTACCCAACATCACAACCTATGGGAGTTTACTCAACATTATGGGAAGCCGATGATTGGGCGACACGTGGTGGATTAGAGAAGATTGATTGGAAAAAAGCTCCCTTCTACGCTTATTACAAAGATTTTGACATCGAAGGTTGTCCTGTTCCTGGACCAACCTCTTGTCCATCGAACCCTCACAATTGGTGGGAAGGTTATGCTTATCAGTCGCTTAACGCCGTCGAAGCTCGCCGTTACCGATGGGTTAGAGTAAACCATATGGTTTATGATTATTGTACCGACCGGTCTAGGTTTCCAGTCCCACCACCCGAGTGTCGTGCTTGA